A genomic window from Streptomyces sp. 846.5 includes:
- a CDS encoding tyrosine-type recombinase/integrase produces MLSFDVRINEIRERPGRPKPYELRWTVGIQRHSKSYTTKTLAQGREAELRTAMRKGEQFDVETGVPASELRLKDQSTWFEHAKKYAEMKWPRSSAKSRGTRADALATVTPALVTDRKGAPPARVLRRALTGWAFNFSGRTPPPPEEIVAALEWLERKSVPMSQLEESDVLRAALEALTLQLNGAQAAATTIRRKRMVLNNCLRYGIERRQLTANPLQFIDWSPPETDDEIDWRYVPSPQQSKALIAAARTVGPRGRHLAAFFACMYYAGMRPAEVMDLRKKDCTLPESGWGRLLLAGSSPRAGSTWTDDGRSHDEKGLKRRARKATRDVPIPPVLVAILREHLQVYGTGVGGRLFQASEGGVVQSKDYSTVWKLARAVALSEEQAATPLAEVPYAARKAGITLWLVSGVDPTEVARRAGHSVAVLYRFYAKVLDGKREQANSKIEQALNDAADDESAMPTL; encoded by the coding sequence TTGCTCTCCTTTGACGTGCGAATCAACGAGATCCGGGAGCGCCCCGGCCGGCCAAAGCCGTACGAACTACGGTGGACGGTCGGTATCCAGCGGCATTCCAAGAGCTACACGACCAAGACGCTCGCGCAGGGGCGAGAAGCTGAACTGCGCACGGCCATGCGCAAGGGCGAACAGTTCGACGTCGAAACCGGTGTGCCCGCATCCGAGTTGCGCCTCAAGGACCAGAGCACATGGTTCGAGCACGCGAAGAAGTACGCCGAGATGAAGTGGCCACGGTCATCCGCCAAGAGCAGGGGCACCAGGGCGGACGCACTCGCCACGGTCACCCCCGCATTGGTGACGGACCGCAAGGGAGCCCCACCAGCGCGGGTACTCCGCAGAGCCTTGACCGGCTGGGCGTTCAACTTCTCCGGGAGGACACCCCCGCCTCCGGAAGAGATCGTGGCAGCCCTGGAATGGCTGGAGCGCAAGTCCGTCCCCATGTCGCAGCTAGAGGAGTCGGACGTCCTACGGGCAGCGCTGGAGGCTCTGACCTTGCAGCTCAACGGTGCACAGGCCGCCGCGACCACAATCCGCCGAAAGCGCATGGTCCTCAACAATTGCCTGCGCTATGGCATCGAGCGCCGTCAGCTCACCGCCAATCCACTCCAGTTCATCGACTGGTCGCCTCCGGAAACGGATGACGAGATCGATTGGCGGTACGTACCGAGCCCGCAGCAGTCGAAAGCGCTGATCGCGGCGGCCCGCACGGTAGGTCCGCGCGGACGCCACTTGGCCGCGTTCTTCGCCTGCATGTACTACGCGGGCATGCGGCCGGCGGAAGTGATGGACCTGCGCAAGAAGGATTGCACCCTGCCGGAATCCGGGTGGGGGCGACTCCTGCTCGCCGGAAGCTCTCCCCGAGCAGGCTCCACCTGGACGGACGACGGGAGATCACACGACGAGAAGGGCCTCAAGCGACGTGCCCGCAAGGCCACACGGGATGTACCCATTCCCCCGGTCCTGGTGGCCATCCTCCGCGAGCATCTGCAGGTCTACGGCACCGGCGTCGGAGGGCGTCTGTTCCAAGCATCGGAGGGAGGTGTCGTGCAGTCGAAGGACTACTCAACCGTCTGGAAACTTGCCCGTGCGGTCGCGCTCTCCGAAGAACAGGCGGCAACACCACTGGCTGAGGTGCCCTACGCGGCACGGAAAGCAGGCATCACGCTGTGGCTCGTCTCCGGGGTCGATCCCACGGAGGTTGCCCGGCGCGCAGGGCACAGCGTCGCCGTCCTCTACCGGTTCTACGCCAAGGTCTTGGACGGTAAGCGCGAGCAGGCGAACAGCAAGATTGAGCAGGCCCTGAACGATGCGGCCGACGACGAGTCTGCGATGCCGACTCTGTAG
- a CDS encoding helix-turn-helix domain-containing protein — MSRPQMLKLPEVLIEIDMSRAAFYRMRARGQAPRIHKLPNGHLRVHRSDLDAWWASCETRAA; from the coding sequence GTGTCTCGCCCTCAGATGCTCAAGCTGCCCGAAGTTCTGATCGAGATCGACATGAGCCGTGCTGCCTTCTACCGGATGCGTGCTCGGGGCCAAGCCCCGCGTATCCACAAGCTGCCCAACGGCCACCTTCGGGTGCACCGCTCGGACCTGGACGCCTGGTGGGCTTCCTGTGAGACCAGGGCAGCCTGA
- a CDS encoding ATP-binding protein, translating into MSEEEKNPARQVIADYAQQHFRYFRTADGTVYAQKNGHPVARPIRSQGTSGSHRQELMVGMFTDGHGVFNGTALKEALDLIEALAMSQHVQPVHIRVAPGHDGATWLDLGRNDGQSVRIHPTGWHILTPDPQEVCWRRTQLTGELPLPATDTDGKGVDLLLRLCNFANADTESLAIAWLIGCLGPSVPVPAPFLTGPQGAGKSTAGRMLVRIIEGMSGDLRRAPKDEENLIAAVAAGWVTALDNLSHLAPDLSDLMCCIVTGAETIKRALYTDGDVVRARYRRPLLLTGIDVGVIRPDLAERLLPLRLERPHVRRTEAELWAEFEEALPVILGSLLDLTVQVRATDADIPTDLRMADFAHLCAQLDTATGLATLNAYRTSLDDLNDDVIEGDLLAQTVLKHAATLTPGAETRMTSSEWLHCLTGLYSGDECRPLPKGWPTTGKVLSDRLKRLQPTLTARNVLIDWGREREARYIAMTRQSTPPPHQQNPLT; encoded by the coding sequence ATGTCCGAGGAGGAGAAGAACCCAGCTCGCCAGGTCATCGCTGACTACGCGCAGCAGCACTTCCGGTACTTCCGTACCGCCGACGGGACCGTGTACGCGCAGAAGAACGGCCACCCCGTGGCCAGGCCGATCCGCTCGCAGGGTACCTCCGGCAGCCACCGGCAGGAACTCATGGTCGGCATGTTCACCGACGGACACGGGGTGTTCAACGGAACCGCCCTCAAGGAGGCACTGGACCTGATCGAGGCACTGGCGATGAGCCAGCACGTCCAACCCGTCCACATCCGCGTCGCACCCGGCCACGACGGGGCCACCTGGCTGGACCTGGGCCGCAACGACGGGCAGTCGGTGCGCATCCACCCCACGGGGTGGCACATCCTCACCCCCGACCCGCAGGAAGTGTGCTGGCGGCGCACCCAGCTGACGGGGGAACTGCCGCTGCCGGCCACGGACACCGACGGCAAGGGCGTCGACCTGCTGCTGAGGCTGTGCAACTTCGCCAACGCGGACACCGAGTCCCTGGCCATCGCCTGGCTCATCGGCTGCCTGGGGCCGTCGGTGCCCGTGCCCGCACCCTTCCTCACCGGCCCGCAAGGCGCGGGCAAGTCCACCGCAGGGCGCATGCTCGTGCGGATCATCGAGGGCATGAGCGGGGACCTGCGCCGTGCCCCGAAGGATGAGGAGAACCTGATCGCGGCCGTCGCCGCCGGATGGGTCACCGCCCTGGACAACCTGTCCCACCTGGCCCCGGACCTCTCCGACCTCATGTGCTGCATCGTCACCGGGGCCGAGACCATCAAACGCGCCCTGTACACCGACGGCGACGTGGTCCGTGCCCGCTACCGCCGCCCCCTGCTCCTGACCGGAATCGACGTCGGCGTCATCCGCCCCGACCTCGCCGAACGCCTCCTACCGCTCCGCCTAGAACGCCCCCACGTCCGGCGCACCGAAGCCGAACTGTGGGCCGAGTTCGAAGAGGCCCTGCCCGTCATCCTCGGCTCCCTGCTCGACCTCACCGTTCAAGTCCGTGCCACCGACGCCGACATCCCTACGGACCTGCGCATGGCCGACTTCGCCCACCTGTGCGCACAACTGGACACAGCTACCGGTCTCGCCACGCTCAACGCCTACCGCACCAGCCTGGACGACCTCAACGACGACGTCATCGAAGGCGACCTGCTCGCACAGACCGTCCTCAAGCATGCCGCCACCCTCACCCCCGGCGCGGAGACGCGGATGACGTCTTCCGAATGGCTGCACTGCCTCACCGGCCTGTACAGCGGGGACGAATGCCGGCCGCTGCCCAAGGGCTGGCCCACCACCGGGAAAGTCCTCTCCGACCGCCTCAAACGCCTTCAACCGACCCTGACCGCCCGCAACGTCCTGATCGACTGGGGCCGGGAACGGGAGGCTCGCTACATCGCCATGACCCGGCAGTCCACACCACCGCCCCACCAGCAAAACCCGCTGACCTGA
- a CDS encoding bifunctional DNA primase/polymerase — translation MKAGIDRSTAVLAASEGDQDRFSPRPDLLTLAVRLAAIGLPVLPLRVGKVPFGNCRTCAGNACGGRPTMKTAGPCHCPAPCHGWAAATTDTRVLTSGGWGRAWRQADAVAYHPGEAGLTVLDLDTPDALGWARQHLPPTRTVTTTRGEHWLYQGAMRSANAVRPGVDIKSLMAYARWLGPGIGTLADLPQAVRALAVVKEPSTVRATPPVTAPSPVGGRVCRHRTPAYLERGIAMAEQRITEARSAIHATVYRTFLAVLSTHGRCGCLTDAHVGRLFAAAQAKGESPRHCADAWTNARTSLGL, via the coding sequence ATGAAGGCAGGCATCGATCGCTCTACGGCCGTCCTGGCCGCCTCTGAGGGCGACCAGGACAGGTTTTCGCCCCGCCCCGACCTCCTCACCCTCGCTGTGCGTCTGGCCGCCATTGGGCTGCCGGTGCTGCCGCTACGCGTCGGCAAAGTGCCCTTCGGCAACTGCCGCACCTGCGCGGGCAACGCTTGCGGCGGCCGGCCCACCATGAAAACCGCAGGCCCCTGCCACTGCCCCGCCCCCTGTCACGGCTGGGCTGCGGCCACCACCGACACCCGCGTACTCACCTCGGGCGGCTGGGGCCGTGCATGGCGTCAAGCCGATGCCGTGGCCTACCACCCGGGCGAAGCCGGGCTGACCGTCCTGGACCTGGACACCCCGGACGCCCTGGGCTGGGCCCGGCAGCACCTTCCGCCCACCCGCACCGTGACCACCACGCGCGGAGAGCACTGGCTCTACCAGGGCGCGATGCGCTCCGCCAACGCGGTCCGCCCCGGGGTCGACATCAAGTCCCTGATGGCCTACGCCCGTTGGCTGGGCCCCGGCATCGGCACCCTGGCGGACCTGCCGCAGGCCGTGCGCGCCCTGGCCGTCGTGAAGGAGCCTTCCACGGTCCGAGCGACACCGCCCGTCACGGCACCCTCGCCGGTCGGGGGCCGGGTCTGCCGACACCGCACACCCGCCTACTTGGAGCGCGGCATCGCCATGGCCGAGCAGCGCATCACCGAGGCCCGCAGCGCGATCCACGCGACCGTCTACCGCACGTTCCTGGCCGTGCTGTCCACCCACGGCCGGTGCGGCTGCCTGACCGATGCCCACGTCGGACGGCTGTTCGCCGCAGCGCAGGCCAAGGGTGAATCGCCCCGGCACTGCGCTGATGCCTGGACCAACGCCCGTACCAGCTTGGGGCTGTAG
- a CDS encoding FtsK/SpoIIIE domain-containing protein, producing the protein MTDPVTEPTLGTVHDLADHRAGRTPATLTKPPVDAERTPIEGIVLPKQADQPPAPMPVAPVSGWVRSARVVRTVTTHPRTLTASRLVMRHSLYTANGALIVARRTWEGRTTARYERMMRSAEAAGQPEMALEWEQRAAAFRQGRHQRRMDMLTAPIKLAKSAVVGTLGLMGGLLLLGIALAIGTHHFGEVIAPTMALIHLATWVVFIVSVVWGPLVAIAPWAAVAGCWAVGAKRQAAPTWALPEDPTTRDVVPDEGAILDALRNLGIPAMNKAFKEGWQPRWVQPTTRMGNGWHTQLQLPLGVMVEMIAAKKAVLAHNLLRLPVEVWPTEPPKQPGVLDLWVADQGSLNGPVPPWPLLTEGTTDYFKGVPVAVSQRGEEVTARLMAANYMFGGIMGSGKSSLVIALLLGAMLDPLVEIDVYVMAYNVDYDPMRERLRTLVKGDDDEQVEAALEALRELRNEVTERGKILEELGGESVALTRELAQRDPRMRPRVVVFDECHELFEHKKYGAEAEDLAKKVMKKARKLGITLVWVTVSPTATSIPKEVTRNTSHGVAFAVGDYIANDGILGSGKYKAGVTATGLSPIENRGTAVTVGFTPKPFEVIRSYYVRKDASVDEISPIVARALALREGIEVAPAAPAAEAVDELADIAAVLGDAIRMRTQEVIQHLVERNRTHYHGWGFTDLTQVLELVDAAPTKYQGIMHVTTAKVLRALDERAEDTPEQ; encoded by the coding sequence ATGACCGACCCAGTCACGGAACCCACCCTGGGCACCGTGCACGACCTGGCCGACCACCGCGCCGGCCGCACCCCCGCCACTCTGACCAAGCCCCCCGTCGACGCAGAGCGGACCCCGATCGAGGGCATCGTTCTGCCCAAGCAGGCCGACCAGCCGCCCGCGCCGATGCCGGTCGCCCCGGTGTCGGGGTGGGTGCGCAGTGCGCGGGTGGTACGCACGGTGACCACCCATCCGCGCACCCTTACCGCGTCGCGGCTGGTGATGCGGCACAGCCTCTACACCGCCAACGGGGCGCTGATCGTGGCCCGCCGCACCTGGGAGGGCCGCACCACCGCCCGCTACGAGCGGATGATGCGCAGCGCCGAGGCCGCAGGTCAGCCGGAGATGGCGTTGGAGTGGGAGCAGCGCGCCGCAGCCTTCCGTCAGGGCCGTCACCAACGGCGGATGGACATGCTCACCGCCCCGATCAAGCTGGCCAAGAGTGCCGTGGTCGGCACCCTGGGCCTGATGGGCGGCCTGCTCCTGCTCGGGATCGCCCTGGCGATTGGCACGCACCACTTCGGTGAGGTGATCGCGCCGACGATGGCGTTGATTCACCTGGCCACGTGGGTGGTGTTCATCGTCTCGGTGGTCTGGGGCCCCCTGGTCGCCATCGCCCCCTGGGCCGCTGTAGCTGGCTGCTGGGCGGTTGGTGCCAAGCGGCAGGCCGCCCCCACATGGGCGCTGCCCGAAGATCCCACCACGCGGGACGTGGTCCCCGATGAGGGCGCGATCCTGGACGCGCTGCGGAACCTGGGCATCCCGGCGATGAACAAGGCGTTCAAGGAGGGGTGGCAGCCGCGTTGGGTGCAGCCGACCACCCGCATGGGCAACGGCTGGCACACCCAGTTGCAGCTCCCCCTGGGCGTGATGGTGGAGATGATCGCGGCCAAGAAGGCGGTGCTGGCGCACAACCTGCTGCGGCTGCCGGTGGAGGTCTGGCCCACCGAACCCCCCAAGCAGCCCGGAGTACTGGACCTGTGGGTTGCCGACCAGGGCTCCCTGAACGGCCCGGTGCCGCCCTGGCCGCTGCTGACCGAGGGCACCACCGACTACTTCAAGGGCGTGCCCGTCGCCGTGTCCCAGCGCGGCGAGGAGGTCACCGCCCGGCTGATGGCCGCGAACTACATGTTCGGCGGGATCATGGGATCGGGTAAATCATCCCTGGTCATCGCCCTACTGCTAGGGGCGATGCTCGATCCGCTGGTCGAGATCGACGTGTACGTGATGGCCTACAACGTCGACTACGACCCGATGCGCGAACGCCTGCGCACGCTGGTCAAAGGCGACGACGACGAGCAGGTCGAAGCCGCCCTTGAGGCCCTGCGGGAGCTGCGCAACGAGGTCACCGAACGCGGCAAGATCCTCGAAGAGCTAGGCGGCGAATCGGTGGCCCTGACCCGGGAGTTGGCGCAGCGCGACCCGCGCATGCGGCCTCGGGTGGTGGTGTTCGATGAGTGCCACGAGCTGTTCGAGCACAAGAAGTACGGTGCCGAGGCCGAGGACCTGGCCAAGAAGGTCATGAAGAAGGCCCGCAAGCTGGGCATCACGCTGGTGTGGGTGACCGTCTCCCCGACCGCTACGTCGATTCCGAAGGAGGTCACCCGCAACACCTCGCACGGGGTGGCGTTCGCGGTCGGCGACTACATCGCCAACGACGGCATCCTCGGCTCGGGCAAGTACAAGGCCGGAGTCACCGCCACCGGCCTGTCCCCGATCGAGAACCGGGGCACCGCCGTCACGGTCGGCTTCACGCCCAAGCCGTTCGAGGTGATCCGCTCCTACTACGTCCGCAAGGACGCCAGCGTGGACGAGATCAGCCCGATCGTCGCCCGGGCGTTGGCTCTGCGCGAGGGCATCGAGGTAGCCCCCGCCGCACCGGCCGCTGAGGCCGTGGATGAGCTGGCGGACATCGCCGCCGTGCTCGGAGACGCGATCCGGATGCGGACCCAGGAAGTCATTCAGCACCTGGTGGAGCGCAACCGCACCCACTACCACGGGTGGGGCTTCACCGACCTGACCCAGGTCCTGGAACTGGTCGACGCGGCACCGACCAAGTACCAGGGGATCATGCACGTCACCACCGCCAAGGTGCTCCGCGCACTGGACGAGCGAGCCGAGGACACCCCCGAGCAGTGA
- a CDS encoding RRQRL motif-containing zinc-binding protein, whose amino-acid sequence MRFYDPTGTRYGLPTYPFHLAPDGLLTRRQLRARGLRPAGQPVAAQLMWFSRLGEGPRVAYLYRLDLARPVRAMTPAKATALAAAMRARRTCPTCRADAGYVIPTSLGTCVPCTEPQARAA is encoded by the coding sequence GTGAGGTTCTACGACCCCACCGGCACTCGCTACGGCCTCCCCACCTACCCGTTCCACCTGGCCCCCGACGGCCTGCTGACGCGCCGTCAACTGCGCGCCCGGGGACTTCGGCCAGCGGGTCAGCCGGTGGCCGCTCAGCTCATGTGGTTCTCCCGGCTCGGGGAAGGTCCCCGGGTCGCCTACTTGTACCGACTCGACTTGGCCCGCCCGGTGCGTGCGATGACACCGGCCAAAGCCACGGCTCTAGCGGCGGCTATGCGTGCCCGCCGCACCTGCCCCACCTGCCGCGCCGATGCGGGCTACGTGATCCCCACCTCGCTGGGGACCTGCGTGCCGTGCACCGAACCGCAGGCCCGGGCCGCCTGA
- a CDS encoding DUF2637 domain-containing protein translates to MSRRPKILLVLALVAVVLMAFRVSWNALRDVARAIGADHTAAVLYPVVVDGLMALALVAALVLPKADRRFALRVLAAYTAASLVLNYDHGMVAAIQSGGRVHLADWAPADWALMLLATSLPVGSIAFGADLVAKVLHHQPNTDESAQIITKGSVPDLEQSADTAPLTSVYVAPDPLPTPAADAPALVADPEPAVRAAAATVSRPRRATGTVPTAARSKRPSRTPSELLAEARSATADWADARLTADSIRAAVHTSSVNARALRDALKAERANRPLHSVPDATPPAPEPAADEVVPGDDASGDQGAA, encoded by the coding sequence ATGAGCCGCCGCCCGAAGATCCTCCTGGTCCTGGCCCTGGTCGCCGTGGTCCTGATGGCGTTCCGGGTGTCCTGGAACGCACTGCGGGACGTGGCCCGGGCCATCGGCGCGGACCACACCGCCGCCGTCCTGTACCCGGTAGTCGTGGACGGCCTGATGGCACTGGCACTGGTGGCAGCCCTGGTGCTGCCCAAGGCCGACCGAAGGTTCGCGCTGCGGGTACTGGCCGCCTACACCGCCGCCTCGCTGGTGCTGAACTACGACCATGGGATGGTGGCGGCGATCCAGTCGGGTGGCCGGGTCCACCTGGCCGACTGGGCACCCGCCGACTGGGCACTGATGCTGCTGGCAACCTCACTGCCAGTCGGGTCGATCGCGTTCGGCGCAGACCTTGTCGCCAAGGTACTGCACCACCAGCCGAACACTGACGAGTCGGCACAGATCATCACAAAAGGGTCGGTGCCTGACCTCGAACAGTCGGCCGACACCGCCCCGCTGACGTCGGTCTACGTCGCCCCCGACCCGCTACCGACCCCGGCAGCCGACGCACCCGCCCTGGTCGCCGACCCAGAACCGGCGGTTCGGGCGGCTGCGGCAACGGTCAGTCGGCCGCGTCGGGCGACCGGCACGGTGCCGACTGCCGCCCGCAGCAAGCGCCCGTCTCGCACTCCCTCGGAGCTGCTGGCCGAAGCCCGGTCGGCGACCGCCGATTGGGCGGATGCCCGACTGACGGCCGACAGCATCCGCGCCGCCGTGCACACCTCGTCGGTCAACGCCCGTGCGCTGCGGGACGCGTTGAAGGCGGAGCGCGCGAACCGGCCCCTGCACTCGGTGCCCGACGCGACACCCCCGGCACCGGAACCGGCCGCCGATGAGGTGGTACCGGGCGATGACGCGTCCGGTGACCAGGGCGCGGCGTGA